The following proteins come from a genomic window of Parambassis ranga chromosome 4, fParRan2.1, whole genome shotgun sequence:
- the oca2 gene encoding P protein: MYLENKSNLEIEMSQKSAQGHQGRSGLRSPEAVAGNFGELRLLQGISECRDTQKLQQSAVLPSGQCVIHTEGFVPVHQEDSFRHKLSAVNILRGKTNSANLTERAPLLRFSQDDSITYMTLHDPTFVGGEEPWDSGSMDLERRYRLGSEVTSLSLSRSSSSEKNDPLDNLNLSFRLSSNLKCCFRASKTATIFAIVVLCSLFFSMYPDQDNPWRMLAVSPTESFSVNMTDFQDNALLKLQVAGPFARGMVDLTTQEYILIQVEQTEQPGQRRRRNQQVIHNWTIPLHAERSDQIQLTKTFEMLSSDPISITIQAFLQDNEVVPLSMTHQALYVSVETQVAIAGIILAGVYVLIIFEIVHRTLASMLGSLAALAALAIIGDRPSLVTVVEWIDYETLALLFGMMVLVAIFSETGFFDYCAVKAYQLSRGRVWPMIIILCLIASILSAFLDNVTTMMLFTPVTIRLCEVLNLDPRHVLIAEVIFTNIGGAATAVGDPPNVIIVSNQDLRKEGIDFASFTGYMFLGICLVLFTSFPFLRMLYWNKKLYNKESIEIVELKHEILVWRQTAQRINPASREETAVKCLLMQKVLNLENLLRKMMKTFQRQISQEDKNWEQNIQELQKKHRITDKILLVKCVFVLGVVIFMFFLNSFVPSIHLDLGWIAILGALWLLVLGDIQDFEIILHRVEWATLLFFAALFVLMEALAQLQLIDYIGEQTALLIKAVPEDQRMAIAIILVMWVSALASSLIDNIPFTATMIPVLINLSQDADVNLPIKPLIFALAMGACLGGNGTLIGASANVVCAGIAEQHGYGFSFMEFFKLGFPMMIMTCMIAMCYLLATHIGLGWNM, from the exons TTTTAGGCATAAGCTCAGTGCTGTTAACATTTTACGAGGAAAAACAAACTCAGCCAACCTGACAGAGAGGGCGCCTCTGCTGAGATTCTCTCAAGACGACAG TATAACATACATGACTCTACATGACCCTACCTTTGTGGGAGGAGAAGAACCCTGGGACTCTGGCTCCATGGATTTGGAGAGACGGTATCGGCTGGGCAGTGAGGTCACCAGCCTATCCCTGTCCCGCTCCAGCTCCTCAGAGAAAAACGACCCTCTGGACAACCTCAACCTCAGCTTCAGACTCAGCAGCAATTTGAA atgCTGCTTCAGAGCTTCCAAAACAGCAACTATCTTTGCAATTGTTGTTCTCTGCAGT CTGTTCTTCAGCATGTACCCGGATCAAGACAACCCTTGGAGGATGTTGGCAGTGTCTCCAACAGAGAGCTTCT CTGTGAATATGACAGATTTCCAGGACAATGCTTTGCTAAAGTTACAGGTGGCTGGGCCTTTCGCACGCGGAATGGTAGACCTAACAACCCAGGAGTACATCCTGATCCAGGtagagcagacagagcagccggGACAACGGAGAAGGAGGAATCAGCAG GTGATCCATAACTGGACCATTCCTCTACATGCTGAACGAAGTGATCAGATTCAGCTGACAAAAACATTTGAGATGCTTAGCAG TGACCCCATATCCATCACCATCCAGGCCTTCCTGCAGGATAATGAGGTGGTGCCGCTCTCCATGACCCACCAGGCACTGTACGTCAGTGTGGAGACTCAGGTGGCCATTGCTGGAATCATCCTAGCTGGGGTCTATGTTCTCATCATCTTTGAG ATTGTACACCGCACTCTGGCTTCAATGCTGGGATCTCTCGCAGCCTTAGCCGCGCTGGCTATCATTGGTGAT CGACCCAGCCTTGTTACTGTGGTAGAGTGGATTGACTACGAGACTCTGGCTCTACTGTTTGGCATG ATGGTGCTGGTGGCCATTTTTTCAGAGACTGGCTTCTTTGATTATTGTGCTGTGAAG GCTTACCAGTTATCCAGAGGAAGAGTGTGGCCCATGATCATCATCCTCTGTCTCATAGCTTCCATTCTGTCTGCTTTTCTGGACAATGTGACTACTATGATGCTTTTCACGCCTGTTACCATCAG GTTGTGTGAGGTGCTTAATCTAGACCCCAGACATGTCCTGATTGCTGAAGTAATCTTCACTAACATCGGAGGGGCTGCCACAGCTGTCGGAGATCCACCCAATGTGATTATAGTATCAAATCAGGACCTGCGCAAAGAG GGGATTGATTTTGCCAGTTTCACGGGCTACATGTTTCTTGGTATATGCCTGGTTCTCTTCACTTCATTTCCTTTCCTGCGGATGCTGTACTGGAACAAAAAACTATACAACAAAGAGTCCATTGAAATAGTCG AACTCAAGCATGAGATCCTGGTTTGGAGGCAAACAGCTCAGCGCATTAACCCTGCCAGCCGAGAGGAGACAGCTGTAAAATGCCTTTTGATGCAAAAAGTCCTCAACCTGGAAAATCTGCTACGCAAGATGATGAAAACCTTCCAGAG ACAAATTTCTCAGGAGGATAAGAACTGGGAGCAAAACATCCAAGAACTGCAAAAGAAG CACAGAATAACTGACAAGATTCTCTTGGTGAAATGTGTGTTCGTCCTCGGCGTTGTGATCTTCATGTTCTTTTTAAATTCCTTTGTTCCCAGCATTCATCTTGATCTCG GATGGATTGCTATCCTGGGTGCATTGTGGCTTTTGGTCCTGGGTGACATCCAAGATTTTGAGATCATCTTGCACCGAGTGGAGTGGGCGACGCTACTCTTTTTTGCTGCCCTTTTTGTGTTGATGGAG GCTTTAGCccagctgcagctcattgattACATTGGGGAACAGACAGCACTTCTTATAAAA GCCGTGCCAGAAGACCAGCGCATGGCTATAGCCATTATATTGGTGATGTGGGTCTCAGCACTGGCTTCTTCTCTCATTGACAACATTCCCTTCACTGCCACCATG ATTCCAGTATTGATCAACTTGAGCCAGGATGCTGATGTGAACCTGCCGATAAAACCTCTTATCTTTGCTCTGGCTATGGGAGCCTGTCTTGGTG GAAACGGCACATTGATAGGCGCATCAGCCAACGTTGTGTGTGCAGGAATAGCTGAGCAACATGGATATGGCTTTTCCTTCATGGAGTTCTTCAA GTTGGGATTCCCCATGATGATAATGACATGTATGATTGCCATGTGCTACCTGCTGGCCACCCACATCGGACTGGGATGGAACATGTGA